A genomic window from Luteitalea sp. includes:
- a CDS encoding FtsX-like permease family protein: MILFETLLQDLRYGARTLRRNAGFTAVSILALALGIGVNTAVFTAYKAFIARPLDARDPDTLVNFSLRLQSGATNARFSYPDYEAYRDRLQSFSGVIAFSIEQLTLTDAGAAIARRSAENGSLMGRLGLLSPSASNKEVASAFIVSENYFSVLGVVPVRGRAFDGISLSELATSPSVLISENYWQRRFAGDPAVLGKSIRLNGGAFTIIGITPANFTGTSVAVPNFWLPLSLYPLVHPDSSRLRDREDLCCRLFGRLAPGVSMSEAQAETTVLASHLRALHEPDSELRKDVSAVISPGSPLPGISASLRLTIVLIMLAAGMVLIIACANAAGLQLARATARQQELGMRLSLGASRSRLIRQLVTESTLLGVLAGSLALPVTWTMLHLAATKAAEELPAEYTLIFDVSPDIKVFAYVLAISVLAGMLFGLAPAMASSRSALFSITRGTGTSLVRSRLRHGLIAAQVAVSLTLMIAGGLLVRSASQALSMDTGYDGERVINVSLQFPEERTYTADYRAALVRDIRSRLTALPGVAAMTSARAPNDNGGRRAAVSLDGEAPSPHNMRATLYYTWVQPNYFETLGIPLSRGRGFRAQAGPPDHAVILSESAARRLWPEQNPLGRSVRLGTDGQFQGKGELLPDGPTWQVIGVARDTRGVTLDGSDSQQIYVPLPEDRLQDYPILLRTNADPTLVMRAMEPAIAAVDPGVSVTTSTLQAMLRRTDAFLIASMSAAIASSISLFGLLLASMGIYSTVSYDVVLRAREVGIRMAIGAQKRHVLALVMRGSLRPVVAGLLLGMVLAVGASHLLRGVLYGLGAVDVVSFAGASLLFLTIALAASWLPSRRAMRVDPLVALRHQ; this comes from the coding sequence ATGATCTTGTTCGAAACCCTACTCCAGGACCTCCGTTATGGCGCGCGCACGCTGCGGCGCAATGCGGGCTTCACGGCCGTGTCGATTTTGGCGTTGGCGCTCGGGATCGGCGTCAACACAGCCGTCTTCACCGCCTATAAGGCGTTCATCGCGCGGCCGCTCGATGCGCGCGACCCCGACACGCTGGTCAACTTTTCGTTGCGCCTCCAGTCTGGCGCGACCAACGCGAGATTCAGCTACCCGGATTACGAAGCCTATCGGGACCGTCTCCAGTCGTTCAGCGGCGTCATCGCGTTTTCGATCGAACAACTGACGCTCACGGATGCGGGTGCCGCTATCGCCCGGCGCAGCGCGGAGAACGGGTCTCTGATGGGAAGACTCGGGCTGCTGAGTCCGTCCGCCAGCAACAAAGAGGTCGCCAGTGCCTTCATTGTTTCGGAGAATTACTTCTCGGTGCTCGGCGTGGTGCCCGTGCGGGGCCGCGCCTTCGACGGCATCAGTCTGTCTGAGCTCGCCACGTCGCCCTCAGTGCTGATCAGCGAGAACTACTGGCAGCGACGCTTCGCAGGCGATCCCGCGGTGTTGGGGAAGAGCATTCGCCTCAATGGTGGCGCCTTCACCATCATCGGGATCACGCCGGCCAACTTCACTGGCACGAGCGTGGCCGTGCCCAACTTCTGGCTGCCGCTCAGTCTCTATCCGCTGGTGCATCCTGACAGCAGCCGCCTGCGGGACCGCGAAGACTTGTGTTGTCGCCTGTTCGGCCGTCTCGCGCCGGGCGTCAGCATGAGCGAGGCGCAGGCAGAGACGACTGTGCTGGCCTCTCACCTGAGAGCGCTGCACGAGCCCGACTCCGAGCTGAGGAAAGACGTGAGCGCGGTGATTTCGCCCGGCTCGCCCTTGCCGGGGATCAGCGCCAGCCTGAGGCTGACCATCGTTTTGATCATGCTCGCGGCGGGCATGGTGCTGATCATCGCCTGCGCCAACGCCGCCGGTCTGCAACTGGCGCGTGCGACCGCGCGTCAGCAGGAGCTCGGCATGCGTCTCTCGCTCGGCGCCAGCCGATCGCGTCTGATTCGGCAGTTGGTGACCGAAAGCACGCTGCTGGGCGTGCTGGCGGGCTCGCTTGCGCTTCCTGTGACCTGGACGATGCTGCATCTGGCGGCCACCAAAGCGGCCGAAGAGCTGCCAGCCGAGTACACGCTTATCTTCGATGTGAGCCCCGACATCAAAGTCTTCGCGTACGTCCTGGCGATTTCCGTGCTTGCGGGCATGCTGTTCGGGCTCGCGCCGGCGATGGCGAGCTCCCGCTCCGCCCTGTTCTCGATCACCCGAGGAACGGGCACGTCGCTCGTGCGCAGCAGACTGCGTCATGGCCTCATTGCCGCCCAGGTCGCCGTCTCGCTGACACTGATGATTGCCGGCGGCCTGTTGGTGCGCAGCGCCAGTCAGGCGCTCAGCATGGACACGGGCTACGACGGCGAGCGCGTCATCAATGTGAGTCTGCAATTCCCCGAGGAGCGGACCTACACCGCCGACTACAGGGCGGCCCTCGTGCGCGACATTCGCAGCCGTCTCACGGCACTGCCCGGAGTGGCAGCGATGACCAGTGCGCGAGCGCCGAACGACAACGGCGGGCGCCGCGCCGCGGTGTCACTGGATGGCGAAGCGCCGTCACCCCACAATATGCGCGCGACGCTCTATTACACGTGGGTGCAGCCGAACTACTTCGAGACGCTGGGCATTCCCCTTTCCCGGGGCCGCGGCTTTCGAGCACAGGCCGGACCGCCGGACCACGCCGTGATCCTCAGTGAATCCGCCGCGCGGCGCCTCTGGCCGGAACAAAACCCGCTCGGCCGCAGCGTGCGCCTTGGGACCGACGGACAATTCCAAGGCAAAGGTGAACTGTTGCCCGACGGCCCGACTTGGCAAGTCATCGGCGTGGCCCGCGACACACGCGGCGTCACGCTCGATGGCAGCGACTCCCAACAGATCTACGTCCCGCTGCCGGAGGACCGACTCCAGGATTACCCGATTCTCCTGCGGACGAACGCGGATCCAACCCTGGTGATGCGCGCGATGGAACCGGCGATCGCGGCGGTCGACCCTGGAGTGAGCGTCACAACCTCGACGCTGCAGGCGATGCTTCGCCGCACGGACGCGTTTCTCATCGCGAGCATGTCAGCCGCGATCGCGTCCAGCATCAGCCTGTTCGGGCTCCTGCTTGCCTCGATGGGGATCTACAGCACCGTCAGCTACGACGTCGTCCTTCGCGCGCGCGAAGTGGGCATCCGCATGGCGATCGGCGCTCAGAAGCGCCACGTGCTGGCCCTGGTGATGCGAGGGAGTCTCCGTCCCGTGGTCGCCGGATTACTCCTCGGGATGGTGCTAGCTGTTGGCGCGTCGCACCTGCTGCGAGGTGTGCTCTATGGCCTCGGCGCCGTCGATGTGGTCTCCTTCGCGGGCGCGTCCTTGCTGTTCCTGACCATTGCGCTTGCCGCGAGCTGGCTGCCATCCCGGCGAGCGATGCGCGTCGATCCGCTCGTGGCGCTCAGACATCAGTAG
- a CDS encoding PadR family transcriptional regulator: MTLVTPDADRADDRKGILRELKRGSLELIVLHLLSLSPGEAYGYEIVTKLPAQTDGALEVTDGTLYPVLYRLERAGYVDVRWDTPKRGVPRKYYRLTAEGRVELARLTREWTTFAEAMTRLLGQQPGATSETTE, encoded by the coding sequence ATGACTCTCGTGACACCTGACGCTGATCGCGCCGACGACCGGAAGGGCATCCTGAGGGAGCTCAAGCGGGGATCGCTGGAGCTGATCGTTCTCCACCTGCTCTCGCTCTCTCCGGGTGAGGCCTATGGCTACGAGATCGTCACGAAGCTCCCCGCGCAGACCGACGGGGCCCTCGAAGTGACAGACGGCACGCTCTACCCGGTCCTGTACCGGCTGGAGCGGGCCGGGTACGTCGACGTGCGCTGGGATACGCCGAAGCGCGGCGTGCCGCGGAAGTACTACCGGCTCACCGCGGAGGGCCGAGTCGAGCTCGCACGGCTCACGCGCGAGTGGACGACGTTCGCGGAGGCGATGACGCGCCTGCTTGGTCAACAGCCGGGTGCCACATCGGAGACGACAGAATGA
- a CDS encoding AAA family ATPase codes for MRVPVIAFFNNKGGVGKTSLVYHLAWMYRDQRHCILVADLDPQANLTAAFLDEDRLEQLWSDSPHARTVFGAIEPLLKGTGDIVEKPHVEDIAGGLGLLPGDLALARFEDELSQQWPRCLDRQERAFRVMSAFWRVLQHGARSHGAEFVLVDLGPNLGAINRAALVASDYLAIPLVPDLFSLQGLKNLGPMIRRWREDWHIRIELNPDPALELPAGHIQPAGYIIMQHAERLNRPVRAYERWEKRIPEDYSREVLGESAPVMSNGHLLARVKHYRSLMPMAQEARKPMFHLTAADGAIGAHTKAVAEARRNFVELGERLLQRCHLSQQLPA; via the coding sequence GTGAGAGTCCCTGTCATCGCATTCTTCAACAACAAGGGAGGCGTAGGAAAGACGTCTCTTGTGTACCATCTCGCCTGGATGTACCGGGATCAGCGGCATTGTATCCTGGTCGCTGACCTCGACCCGCAGGCGAATCTCACGGCTGCATTCCTGGACGAAGATCGACTGGAGCAGCTCTGGTCTGATAGTCCTCATGCCAGGACTGTCTTCGGCGCGATCGAGCCGTTGCTCAAGGGAACCGGCGATATCGTCGAAAAGCCTCATGTGGAAGATATTGCCGGTGGCTTGGGCTTGCTGCCTGGCGATCTCGCCCTTGCGCGATTCGAAGACGAGCTGTCGCAGCAGTGGCCACGATGCCTTGACCGGCAGGAGCGTGCGTTTCGCGTCATGTCTGCGTTCTGGCGGGTGCTGCAGCATGGAGCACGGAGTCATGGCGCCGAGTTCGTGCTTGTCGATCTCGGCCCTAATCTTGGCGCGATCAATCGAGCTGCGCTCGTTGCGTCCGACTACCTGGCCATTCCGCTGGTCCCGGATCTGTTCTCGCTCCAAGGGCTGAAGAACCTCGGCCCAATGATTCGTCGCTGGCGCGAGGACTGGCATATTCGGATTGAACTGAATCCCGATCCGGCGCTTGAACTACCAGCCGGGCACATTCAGCCAGCAGGTTACATCATCATGCAACACGCGGAGCGGCTGAATCGACCCGTTCGTGCCTACGAGCGGTGGGAAAAGCGTATCCCCGAGGACTACAGTCGTGAAGTGCTTGGAGAATCGGCTCCTGTTATGTCAAACGGCCACCTCCTCGCCCGGGTGAAGCACTACCGAAGCCTGATGCCGATGGCGCAGGAAGCGCGGAAGCCAATGTTTCATCTCACGGCCGCTGACGGAGCCATCGGCGCACACACGAAGGCCGTGGCGGAAGCGAGGAGAAACTTTGTAGAACTAGGCGAACGGCTGCTACAGCGGTGCCATCTGAGTCAGCAACTTCCCGCTTGA
- a CDS encoding transcriptional regulator: MTDEQLEQLLTEIESDRVERKQSLSDPDKIHEAICAFANDMPGHAKPGVLFIGVRNDGSCAGEPITDKLLISLAQMRDDGTILPLPSMIVQKRVIVGCELAVAIVQPSRTLPVRYRGRVCIRVGPRRATATGDEERQLVERQRGFNLPFDARETVGATLSDLDVGYLRDEYLPAAIDPDVLAENRRPIEHQLRAIHFQGPGGSPTYAGLLVAGIDSTAWMPGAYVQFVRFAGTELSDSVRDEKLLSGRLADVLRGVDDVIKAHNEVTVDFTSHETEVRVPAYPLAALQQIIRNAVMHRNYEGTGAPVRVYWFDDRIEVHSPGGPYGQVTAENFGEPYVSDYRNPLIAEAMRTLGFVQRFGVGIAIARRELEKNGNPPLEFDVQPTAVLATLRRRP, encoded by the coding sequence CTGACCGACGAGCAGCTGGAACAGCTCCTGACCGAGATCGAATCTGACCGAGTCGAGCGGAAACAGTCGCTGTCGGATCCAGACAAGATCCATGAAGCGATCTGCGCCTTCGCAAACGACATGCCTGGCCATGCCAAGCCAGGCGTGCTGTTCATCGGCGTGAGGAATGACGGCTCTTGTGCAGGGGAGCCGATCACCGACAAGCTGCTCATTTCGCTTGCTCAGATGCGCGATGACGGGACAATCCTGCCCTTACCGTCCATGATCGTACAGAAACGTGTGATCGTCGGATGCGAGCTTGCGGTGGCGATAGTGCAGCCGTCTCGGACGCTTCCTGTCCGTTACCGCGGTCGGGTTTGCATACGGGTAGGGCCGAGGCGTGCAACCGCGACCGGGGATGAAGAACGGCAGTTGGTTGAACGACAGCGTGGCTTCAACCTACCGTTCGACGCCAGAGAGACGGTTGGCGCCACCTTATCAGACTTGGACGTCGGGTACCTGCGCGACGAGTATTTGCCAGCGGCTATCGATCCTGACGTGCTCGCGGAGAACCGCCGGCCGATTGAGCACCAACTTCGAGCCATCCATTTCCAGGGACCGGGCGGCAGCCCCACATACGCTGGCCTGTTGGTAGCGGGAATCGACTCGACCGCATGGATGCCGGGTGCGTACGTGCAGTTCGTGCGGTTCGCTGGCACAGAATTGAGCGACTCCGTGAGAGACGAGAAGCTACTCTCCGGGCGTCTTGCCGACGTCCTTCGCGGGGTTGACGATGTGATCAAGGCACACAACGAGGTTACAGTCGATTTCACGAGCCACGAGACAGAGGTTCGCGTGCCAGCGTACCCTCTCGCAGCGCTGCAGCAGATTATTCGCAACGCCGTCATGCATCGCAACTACGAAGGCACAGGCGCTCCGGTTCGTGTGTACTGGTTCGACGACCGGATCGAGGTTCACAGCCCTGGAGGACCCTACGGTCAGGTAACGGCTGAGAACTTCGGCGAGCCGTATGTGAGTGACTACCGAAACCCGCTCATCGCCGAGGCGATGAGGACCCTTGGGTTTGTGCAGCGATTCGGAGTGGGAATTGCAATCGCGCGGCGGGAGCTTGAAAAGAACGGCAACCCTCCGCTCGAGTTCGACGTTCAACCCACTGCAGTGCTTGCTACCCTCAGGAGAAGGCCGTGA
- a CDS encoding DUF1080 domain-containing protein: MTPPWFIRLGAPGSRETFQMNNTRRSSVAIIATLSTLGAVVAAQNYQTETTYQGTSLAGWRVVGDAAWRAENGEYVGALKGPGGGWLMLDKSLQDVGVFARFRCTGGCKTGVLLRAEKTANGTKGIYVALAGDEPGSYAVTLDSNGKELSRERLRPAGGQMRFAPPATSPPEGGGASRGAGGGRGSEPTGLPIVPPVGGLHADDWNLAEVLLDASIVRAFLNEVAVPGGAADETLGRFGAIGFYVGGTGEVRYTDVATSDLAIKTLPAEEVSRNFRMQRLTDFYYSWGAAVGDFNQDGVSDIAAGPYFYAGPTYTTFREIYPAQTVNPSTEYPADCMQSFAGDFTGDGWDDVICMGAIGQPLHLYVNPKGEPRRWDMVDVLPQVRKEVSVMRDIDGDGEPEYVYGDGEFLRFAKPDPTNPTGQWKVHDISTQGPWGAGHGLGVGDINGDNREDVVDPYGWWEQPSAGAASGVWTYHPEAFARWTGHAGPGGGEMGVYDVNGDGLTDVVTVLQAHGFGLAWFEQKRDASGKRTFQRHSIVDNFASENAGDVTISEMHGSTVADVDGDGIPDFIVGKRHWSHLDNYSDPDPYGAPVLYLFRTVRDAKAPGGAAFVPELVHNRSGAGNAVTAEDIDKDGRMDIVTSTNRGLFLFSGRPRT; encoded by the coding sequence ATGACGCCCCCGTGGTTCATTCGGCTCGGCGCGCCTGGTAGTCGGGAGACCTTCCAGATGAACAACACCCGCCGCTCATCGGTTGCCATCATTGCCACGCTCTCGACATTAGGAGCGGTAGTCGCCGCGCAGAACTATCAGACGGAGACGACGTATCAGGGAACCTCGCTCGCGGGCTGGCGCGTCGTCGGCGACGCTGCCTGGCGCGCCGAGAACGGCGAATACGTCGGGGCGCTGAAGGGTCCTGGAGGCGGATGGCTGATGCTCGACAAGTCGCTGCAGGACGTTGGCGTCTTCGCGCGCTTCCGCTGTACCGGAGGCTGCAAAACCGGTGTCCTGCTCCGCGCCGAGAAGACCGCGAACGGTACCAAAGGCATTTACGTCGCGCTCGCTGGCGACGAGCCAGGTAGCTATGCGGTGACGCTCGATTCGAACGGCAAGGAGCTCTCACGAGAGAGACTCCGGCCCGCCGGAGGCCAGATGCGCTTCGCTCCTCCAGCGACCAGTCCCCCTGAGGGCGGCGGTGCGAGCCGCGGTGCAGGCGGCGGGCGCGGCTCAGAGCCGACCGGGCTTCCTATCGTCCCGCCCGTCGGCGGACTCCACGCGGACGACTGGAATCTTGCTGAAGTCCTGCTCGATGCGAGCATCGTCCGAGCGTTTCTGAACGAGGTCGCGGTTCCGGGCGGTGCGGCGGACGAGACCCTCGGACGTTTCGGCGCAATCGGCTTCTACGTCGGAGGCACGGGTGAAGTGCGGTACACGGATGTTGCAACCAGCGATCTTGCCATCAAGACGTTGCCCGCCGAAGAGGTATCGCGGAATTTCCGAATGCAGCGCCTCACTGACTTCTATTACAGCTGGGGTGCGGCGGTAGGTGACTTCAATCAGGATGGCGTCTCTGACATTGCTGCGGGTCCGTATTTCTACGCGGGACCGACATATACGACCTTCCGGGAAATCTACCCGGCGCAAACGGTCAACCCTTCAACGGAGTACCCGGCCGACTGCATGCAGAGCTTCGCGGGCGATTTCACGGGCGACGGCTGGGACGACGTGATCTGCATGGGTGCCATAGGGCAGCCGCTGCATCTCTATGTGAATCCAAAAGGGGAGCCTCGGCGGTGGGACATGGTCGATGTGCTGCCGCAAGTGCGGAAGGAAGTTTCCGTGATGAGAGACATCGATGGCGACGGTGAGCCTGAGTATGTCTACGGCGACGGCGAATTTCTCCGATTCGCCAAACCTGATCCTACGAACCCCACAGGACAGTGGAAGGTCCACGACATCTCGACTCAGGGCCCCTGGGGAGCTGGGCATGGTCTCGGCGTCGGCGACATCAACGGCGACAATCGGGAGGACGTTGTCGATCCGTATGGCTGGTGGGAGCAGCCCTCAGCCGGTGCAGCGAGTGGCGTCTGGACGTATCACCCTGAGGCGTTCGCGAGATGGACCGGTCATGCCGGGCCGGGCGGAGGCGAGATGGGTGTCTATGATGTGAACGGCGACGGGCTCACCGACGTGGTCACTGTGCTCCAGGCGCACGGGTTTGGTCTGGCGTGGTTCGAGCAGAAGCGAGATGCGTCGGGGAAGCGCACCTTCCAGCGGCACTCGATTGTCGATAACTTCGCTTCGGAGAATGCGGGCGACGTGACGATTTCGGAAATGCACGGATCGACCGTTGCTGACGTCGACGGTGACGGCATTCCAGACTTCATCGTCGGCAAGCGACACTGGTCGCATTTGGACAACTATTCGGATCCGGATCCGTACGGCGCACCGGTGCTCTATCTATTTCGCACAGTGCGTGACGCGAAAGCGCCGGGCGGTGCGGCTTTCGTACCCGAGCTCGTGCACAACCGATCAGGTGCAGGAAACGCCGTGACGGCCGAGGACATCGACAAGGATGGCCGGATGGATATCGTGACTTCCACGAACCGCGGTTTGTTCCTGTTCTCGGGACGGCCACGCACGTGA